The DNA region TCCAGCTCCTCCATACGGATCAACCTATTGCCCCAGGTCCCTCCAGGCACAGCGGCGGGAGCCCCGGAAGGGGCACCTGCGGCGGCCATGTGACGAATACCACAGGTTTACGGGTGGGTAGCCGACCCGCTCGCGGTTACGGCCGATGCGCGACGGGAAGTGCTTGCTGTGGTCGAGGCCGTGTCGCCTGGTCGGCCCACCTGAGGGGGGAATTTCCCATGCAGAGCCTGAAGCTCACCGGACGTACCGAACCGGATCCCGTCGAGGACACCGCTCCCGACGCGTACGACACATTCGAGATGTACCGGGTGATCTGCCCGGACTGCGCGCAGCCGATCGCGCTCCTGGCGGACGAGGACGTGCTGCCGGAGCACGCGTTGTGCCCGACGCCGTGGAATCCGTTCGTGCTGACCGTCTGCGCCGGTACCGGCCGTGCGGCGTCGCAGTCGCGGCCCGCCGACGAGTCGCTCGACGCCCAGGAGCAGGAGACGGGCCTGCTGTTGACGCTCCCTCAGGGGCTCGACTGGCGCATGCAGCCGTTCTCGCACGCCGGCGGCCCCGGCTCACGCCCGCTGCGGGTGCCGCAGATGCAGCGTCACGCCGCCTGACGGCAACCCCCGCGCCCGCGCGCGACCGGCCCGGACACGTCCCGGGCCCACCCGGCACATCTGCGCCGCACCACGAAGGCCCGGCCGACGTGGTGCCCGCGGTGAGACCGTCCGCCGCCCGGGGACGGGGCGAACGGGCTCTCGAATCGCCCGGACAGTGACCAGGGCCCGCCCCGCGCCGTTGGCCAGGCATGACCCTGCTGCATTCAACGGCCGGTCCCGGCCGCCGCCGTCTCGCCGCTCCCACCGCCGAAGAATCGGTTCCGCAGCCCGGTTCACAGCCGGTGCCCCAGCCCGTGCATCCCCGGCCGGCGCCGCGATCCGTGCCGCACTCCACCGATCCGCCCATCTACCGGGCCCTGCTGCGTCATTGGGAGAGCGCGGACCGGACCCTGCCGGGCCGCCATGACCAGGAGTGGAACCGGATCATGGCGACGCCCGTGTGGTCGGACCGGCCGCTGCGGGTCAGCGCGTCTCAGGACCCGCGAGGTGGCGCGCGATGACCATCCGCTGGATCTGATTGGTGCCCTCGACGATCTGCAGCACCTTCGCCTCGCGCATCAGCCGCTCGACGGGGAAGTCGAGGGTGTAGCCGTATCCGCCGAGCACCTGGACGGCGTCGACGGTGACGCGCATGGCGATGTCCGTGCAGAACAGCTTGGCCATGGCCGCCTGGCGCGAGAAGGGCTTGCCCTCGTCACGGAGGCGGGCCGCCTCCAGGTAGAGCGCCCGGCCCGCCTCTATCTGGGTGGCCATGTCGGCGAGCATGAAGCGCAGCCCCTGGAAGTCCGCGATCGGGCGGCCGAACTGCTGCCTCCCGGTGGCATAGCCGACGGCCTCGCTCAGGGCCGCCTGGGCGACGCCGATCGCGCAGGCGGCGATGCCCAGGCGCCCGGAGTCGAGTGCGGACAGGGCGATCGCGAAGCCCTGGCCCTCCTCGCCGATCCGGCGCGCGTCGGAGACCCGTACGCCGTCGAAGTTCAGCTGGGCGGTGGGCGAGCCCTTCATGCCCATCTTCTTCTCGGGGGCGGCCGCGTTGAGCCCCTCGGCGTCACCGGGGACCAGGAACGCGGTGATCCCTCGGGCGCCCTCGGCTCCGGTGCGAGCCAGGACCGTGTAGAAGTCGGCGATGCCGCCGTGGGTGATCCACGCCTTGGTGCCGGTGATGACCCAGTCGTCGCCGTCCCGTACGGCCTTCGTACGCAGCGAGGCGGCGTCGGATCCCGAGGCGGGCTCGGAGAGGCAGTAGGCGCCCAGCAGGCCCCCTCCCAGCATCGCCGGGAGGTGTTCGGTCCGCTGCTCCTTGGTGCCGTATCCGGCGACCGCGTGACAGGCGAGGGAATGGACGCTGACGCCGAGGCCGACGGTGAGCCGGGCGGCCGCGAGCTCTTCGAGGACCTGGAGGTAGACCTCGTACGGCTGGTCGCCGCCGCCGTGGGCGGAGTCGTAGGGCAGTCCCAGCAGTCCGGACTCGGAGAGCAGCGTGAAGACCTCGCGCGGGAACCGGCCCGCTTCCTCCTCCTCCGCCGCCCGGGGCGCGATCTCTCGCTGGGCGATGTCGCGGACGAGCGCGACGAGCTGCCTGGACTCCTCGGTGGGCAGACGGCGTTCCACCAAATGCGGGGCACGGTCGGACATGACGGCGCTCTCCTCCCTGTCGGGCGTTGCGACGGTCGCGCGCGAGGGGTGTGGGCGGCGCCGCCGGGGGTTTCCGGGCCGGGCCCGGAAAAGCACTGTTACCCAGCCGACGCAGGCCCCCTCGGATTACGAGAGCTGCTGGCCAGCGGCTGTGGCGGCTTGAGTATGCCCGATCGGACGATATCCGTCACGGGGTGACCGGGCGACTCGGCCACGGACGGAACGATCACCGGAAATGGTCCGAACCATTGACCCCACTGGTCTAGTCCATCTACGGTTCCCTCTGGAACGGCCTTTGCACGTTCATGCCAAGTCCACGCGATGGCCGACTGCCTGCCCCCACAAGGAAGTTCCCTCCCCCACGAGGAGACAAGATGTTCGGACCGCATCGTCCCCGCGCCCGTTTCCGGGCGTTCGCCGCAGCCGCCTGTACCGCCGCCCTCGGCGCCACCCTGCTGGGTGTCGCGGGCACCGCGTCGGCCGGCACGACCCCCACCACCACGCGGGCAGCAGCCCCCGCGTCCGCCGACGCCGCCCCCACAGCGGCCGGTGACAAGGTGGTCGGATACTTCACCAACTGGGGTGTTTACGGCCGCAATTACCACGTCAGGAACATCGAGACCTCGGGCTCGGCCGACAAGCTCACGCACATCAACTACGCCTTCGGTAACGTCCAGGGCGGCAAGTGCACGATCGGCGACTCGTACGCCGACTACGAGAAGGCGTACACGGCCGACCAGTCCGTCGACGGTGTGGCGGACACCTGGGACCAGGACCTGCGCGGCAACTTCAACCAGCTGCGCAAGCTGAAGAAGCTGCACCCGGACCTGAAGGTCATCTGGTCGTTCGGCGGCTGGACCTGGTCCGGTGGCTTCGGTGAGGCCGCGAAGAACCCGGCCGCGTTCGCCGAGTCCTGCTACAACCTGGTGGAGGACCCGCGTTGGGCCGATGTCTTCGACGGCATCGACATCGACTGGGAGCACCCCAACGCCTGCGGCCTGACCTGTGACACCAGCGGCCCGGCCGCGCTGAAGGGCCTCACCTCGGCGCTGCGCTCGAAGTTCGGCAGCAACAACCTGGTGACGGCCGCCATCACCGCCGACGGCTCCGAGGGCGGCAAGATCGACGCCGCCGACTACGCCGGCGCCGCCCAGTCCCTGGACTGGTACAACGTGATGACGTACGACTTCTTCGGCGCATGGGAAGCCAAGGGCCCAACAGCCCCGCACTCCCCGCTCACCTCCTACGACGGCATCCCGAAGGAGGGCTTCAGCAGCGAAGCCGCCATCACCAAGCTGAAGGCCAAGGGCGTCCCCGCGTCCAAGCTGCTGCTCGGCATCGGCTTCTACGGCCGCGGCTGGACCGGCGTCACCCAGGACGCACCCGGCGGCACCGCCACCGGCGCAGCACCCGGCACGTACGAGGCGGGCATCGAGGACTACAAGGTCCTCAAGAACAGCTGCCCGGCCACCGGCACCGTCGCCGGCACGGCGTACGCCCACTGCGGCACCAACTGGTGGAGCTACGACACCCCCGCCACCATCACGTCCAAGACCACCTGGGCGAAGAGCCAGGGCCTCGGCGGCACCTTCTTCTGGGAGCTCAGCGGCGACACCACCGACGGAGAGCTGATCAAGGCGATCAGCTGAGGACCGTCCGCTCCGCGGAATACGCGCTGAGGCCGCGCGGCCGGGCGACCTGCCCGGCCGCGCGGTGCGTCATGGGCCAGATGCTCACCGTACGGGCGGCGGGTGCAACGGAAGCCATTCCGTCGTCGCCATGTCTCATGCCCCATGTTGCATGATCATGCGATGTGGTGCATAGTCTTGCCATGTCCAAAGTCCTCACCTCCCTCCCCACCGGCGAGCGCGTCGGCATCGCCTTCTCCGGCGGGCTCGACACCTCCGTAGCCGTCGCCTGGATGCGCGACAAGGGTGCCGTCCCCTGCACGTACACCGCCGACATCGGCCAGTACGACGAGCCCGACATCGCCTCCGTGCCCGGCCGTGCCTCCGCGTACGGCGCCGAGATCACCCGGCTCGTCGACTGCCGTGCCGCGCTGGTCGAGGAAGGGCTGGCGGCGCTCGCCTGCGGCGCGTTCCACATCAAGTCCGGCGGGCGTCCGTACTTCAACACCACGCCGCTGGGGCGTGCCGTGACCGGCACGCTGCTGGTGCGGGCCATGCTCGAGGACGGGGTGCAGATCTGGGGCGACGGCTCCACGTTCAAGGGCAACGACATCGAGCGGTTCTACCGGTACGGGCTGCTCGCCAACCCCCACCTGCGGATCTACAAGCCCTGGCTGGACGCGGACTTCGTGACGGAGCTCGGCGGCCGCAAGGAGATGTCCGAGTGGCTGCTCGCGCACGGGCTGCCGTACCGGGACTCGACGGAGAAGGCGTACTCCACGGACGCCAACATCTGGGGCGCCACGCACGAGGCCAAGACCCTGGAGCACCTGGACACCGGCGTCGAGACGGTCGACCCGATCATGGGCGTCCGGTTCTGGGACCCGTCGGTGGAGATCGCCACCGAGGACGTGACGGTCGGCTTCGACCAGGGCCGCCCGGTCACCATCAACGGCAAGGAATTCGCCTCCCCGGTGGACCTCGTCATGGAGGCCAACGCGATCGGCGGCCGCCACGGTCTCGGCATGTCCGACCAGATCGAGAACCGGATCATCGAGGCCAAGAGCCGCGGCATCTACGAGGCGCCCGGCATGTCGCTGCTGCACATCGCCTACGAGCGCCTGGTCAACGCGATCCACAACGAGGACACCCTGGCCGCGTACCACAACGAGGGCCGCCGGCTCGGCCGCCTGATGTACGAGGGCCGCTGGCTGGACCCGCAGGCGCTGATGATCCGCGAGTCCCTGCAGCGCTGGGTCGGCGCGGCCGTCACCGGCGAGGTGACGCTGCGGCTGCGGCGCGGCGAGGACTACTCGATCCTCGACACCACGGGCCCGGCGTTCAGCTACCACCCGGACAAGCTCTCCATGGAGCGCACCGAGGACTCGGCGTTCGGCCCGGTGGACCGGATCGGCCAGCTCACCATGCGGAACCTGGACATCGCCGACTCCCGCGCACGGCTGGAGCAGTACGCGGGCCTGGGCCTGGTCGGCACCGGCCACCCGACGCCGATCGGCGCCGCACAGGCTGCCTCCACCGGCCTGATCGGCGCCATGGACCGGGGCGGCGCCCAGGCGATCGCCTCACGTGGCGAGGCCACGGACGAGGAGTCGATGCTGGACCGCGCCGCGATGGAGTCCGGCACGGACTGACACCGGCCACCGGTCGTACGCACCAGCCACCGGCCGTACGCACCGGGCAGCGGGCCCCGGCGGGATTTCCTTCCGCCGGGGCCCGCTGTCGTGCGTACGCCTGCGCCTGCGCCTGCGCCTGCGCCCGCGGCTGCGCGGCGACCGGGCACGGGTGGGCAAGCACCTGCCCGGAGCCGACGGGCACCTCATGCCATGTCCCGGCAGGACGGACGCGGCTTCCACGTCACCGATGGTTCACCCGCCGCTGATGAGGTGATCGTCGTCGGTGCTCCCCGCCGACCGGATCAAGGAGATTTCCATGCCCAGACAGCGCCTGTCCCGCAGTCACCTGATAGCCACCGGCGCGGTCCTCGTCGCCACCGCCACCGCCGCTGTCGCCCTCACGGCGACGGCCGGTGCGTACGGCACGAAGGAGCACGCGAAGGACGCCATCAAGGGCGGCAAGGCGAAGAACGTCATCCTGCTCATCGGTGACGGCATGGGCGACTCGGAGATCACCCTCGCGCGCGACTACACCGTGGGCGCGGCCGGCCGCCTGAACATGGACAGGTTCCCGCTGAGCGGCGCCTACACGACCTACGCCGTGCACGCGGACGGCACGCCGGACTACGTCACCGACTCCGCGGCCAGCGGCACCGGCTGGGCGACCGGCGTGAAGACCGTCAACGGGCGGATCTCCAAGACGCCGGGCACCGACAAGGCCGTGCCGACCATTCTGGAACTGGCACAGAAGGGCGGGTACGCGACCGGCTCGGTGACCACCGCCGAGCTGACCGACGCCACCCCGGCCGTCCTCGCCTCGCACGCCACCGACCGCTCCTGCCAGGGCCCCGCCGACATGGCCAAGTGCCCCACCGACACCATCGCCAAGGGCGGCCCCGGCTCCATCGCCGAGCAGAGCGTCAACCACAAGGTCGATGTCCTCCTCGGCGGCGGCAAGCAGCGCTTCGACCAGAAGGTGACCGACGGCAGGTACAAGGGCCTGACCGTCACCGAGCAGGCCCGGAAGCTGGGCTACCAGGTCGTCACCGACAACGCCTCCCTGAAGGCCGTCAAGGGCGGCAAGCCGGTGCTCGGGCTCTTCGCGCCCGGCAACGTTCCGACCGAGTGGACCGGCAAGACCGCCGCGGTCGGCGGGACCGACCCGCAGCGCTGCGTCACCTCCAACCCGAACCGGCCCTCCGGCACCCCGAACCTCGCCGACCAGACCGCCAAGGCCATCCAGCTCCTGGAGTCGAAGCAGAAGCGGAAGCACAGCAAGAAGGGCTTCTTCCTCCAGGTCGAGGGCGCGTCGATCGACAAGCAGGACCACGCGGCCGACCCGTGCGGCCAGATCGGCGAGACCGCAGCGTTCGACCGCGCCGTGAAGACAGCCCGCGCGTACGCCGCCAAGCACCCCGACACACTCGTCGTCACCACCGCCGACCACGGCCACAGCAGCCAGATCGTGCCCCTGGAGGCCCAGCCGCCCGGCCTGTCCTCCACGCTGATCACCGACGAGGGCCAGCAGATCAAGGTCAACTACTCGACCAACCCGCCCGGCGAGTCGCAGGAGCACACCGGCACCCAGGTCCGGATCGCGGCCCAGGGCCCGCAGGCCTACCGGGTCCTGGGCCTCACCGACCAGACCGACCTGTTCACCACCATCCGCGAGGCGCTCCGGGTGCGCTGACCGCCCGGGGAACCGTCCCGCGGCCCGTCGGCACGAGCAGCCTGCCGACGGGCCGCGGGACGACGCCTGTTCGCACCGGGCCACCTCGACTGGAACCGGAAGCTCCCCCGGACGTGTCCTGTTGTCTTGAGCAGGGCATGAACCACCCCGGCATCCGGCGACCTGGAGGTCTGCGCGCATATGGTCGACAGGGCCCCCACACCCTCTTCGTACTGGGCGAAGAACGAGACCGTCGACGACCGGTACACCGTGCTGGACGACGAGCCCAGAGCAGGTGGCATGGGGCTGGTGTACCGGGTGCGCCACGAGGTGTGGGGGACCGACCTGGCGATGAAGTGCCCGAAGCCGGAGCACTTCCGGAACGCAGAGAGCCGGCAGAGGTTCGTCACCGAGGCGGAGACCTGGGTGAAGCTGGGGCTGCATCCGCATGTGTGCAGTTGTTATTACGTGCGCACGATCGACGGCATCCCCTGTGTGTTCGCCGAGTACGCCACGGGAGGCAGCCTCAAGGACTGGATCGACGATCGTCGGCTGTACGCGGGCGGGCAGTCGAGAGCGCTGGCCCGGATCCTGGACATGGCGATCCAGATGGCGTGGGGCCTGGAACACGCGCACAGCCGCAAGCTCGTCCACCAGGACGTCAAACCGGACAACGTCGTTCTCGACGAGCACGGTACGGTCAAGGTGACGGACTTCGGGCTGGCCCGTGCCCGTGCGGCCGCCGCCGGTGTGCCCCGGCCACCGGCGGATCCCGACGCCACTGCGCAGCCGGGCCCGCGGCCCGGCGTCACCGTTCTCGTCCCCCACGCCGGGGGGCACACCACGGAGTACGCCTCGCCGGAGCAGGCGGAGGGGCGGCCGCTCGACCGGCGCACCGACATCTACAGCTTCGCGGTGTCGGTCTTCGAGATGTTCAACGGCGGACTGAGCTGGTATGCCGGACCCGGCGTGGGGAGGTCGCTGGCCGGCTACCGCGCCAGGGGCGGCACGGGCGAGGACTGGCTGCCGCCCCTGCCCGATCCGCTCGCCGACCTCCTCGAACGCTGTCTGGCCACGGATCCGCGGCACAGGCCCAGGTCCATGGTCGATGTCGCGGCGGAGCTCGTCGCCATCCACCGCCAGGTGTGCGGCCGTACGTATCCGCGCCCGGAGCCGGCCGAGGCAGACCTGCTCGCCGACGAACTCAACAACCGCGCCCTGTCCCTGCTCGACCTGGGCAGCGGGGCCGAGGACAGCACGGACAGGAGCGCCGAGGCCGAGAAGACGTTCAGGGAGGCGCTGGAGGCCGACCCTCGGCATCCGGGGGCCACGTACAACCTCGCGATGCTGCGCTGGCGGCGCGGTGCCGCCGGCGACGAAGAGGCGGTCGCCGCGTTGGAGACCGCTCGGGCCGACGACGACTCCTGGCAGGCCCGTCAACTGCTGGCCCAGGTGCACCTGGAGCGGGGCGACCTCGTCGCGGCGGGCGGGCTTCTGGAGGGGGTGGCGCGCGAGCGGCCCGACGAGCCGGAGGTCCTGACGGCGCTCCGCACAGTCCGGTCCGGGAGCGTCCGTACGACGTACCGGACGCTCCGGTACGGGGCCAAGCCGAAAGGGGGCTCCTCGCGCCGGCCGGTCCGCGTCACTCCCGACGGACGGCTGGCCGTGACCGGGGAGTACGGCGCCGTCCGGCTGTGGGACCTGACGACCGGGCGGTGTCTTCGGACGCTCGAAGCACACGGCGAGGGCGGGCACGGCCGGAGCGTCCACTCCGTCGACATCGCCGCGGACAGCCGCTTCGCCGTCTCGGCCGGCGACGACAAGACCGTCCGGCTCTGGGATCTGAGCGACGGGCGGTGCCTGCGCACCCTCGACGAGAAGTGCCAAGGAGTCCGGCTGAGCCCCGACGGCCGTCTGGCGCTGTGGGGCTGGTCCGACGACGGTTCGCTCCGTTTCTGGAACAGACGCACGGGCGAGCTCACGACGACGCCCGACGGACACGCGGCGGGCGTGGAGCAGGTGGAGGTGAGCGCGGACGGCCGATGGTCCCTGTCGAGCGGCTGGGAGCGAAGCGGGCCGTCGATCAGGCTGTGGGAGCTGAGCAGCGGCCGCTGTGCGCGGGTTCTCCTCGGGCACTCGTCACCGGTGATCGGCCTGTGTTTCCGTCCGGACGGAAATTCAGCGGTCGTCGCCCACCAGGACAGGACCATCGCCCTGTGGGACCTTCGCCAGGGCCTGCGCGTGCGGACTCTGCGGGGCCGCGTACGGGGACGCCTCATGTCACTCGGTTCCGACGGGCGGTTCCTGCTCACCGGCGACGACACCATGGGCGACGCGCAATTCTGGGACCTGGACAGCGGCCGGTGTCTGCGCACCTATCGCGACACGGGTGTGAACGCCGTGCTGCTGGACGCCTCGGGCCGCTCCGGTCTCGCGGTCGTGGCCGGCACCCTCTCCTACGGCGACAACGACCACAGGAGCGGCGTCTACGCCTGGGAGCTGGATCTGCCCGCGGGCCACACGGCCCCGCCGCACCTGAGCCGACCCCGCCCGCACCTGGAACTCCGGACACTGGACGATCGGGTGGCCGCCATGGTCACCGAGGCGGAGCAGGCCAGGACGGACGGGCGGCTCGCCGAGGCGCTGGACCTGCTCGCGCGGGCCCGGCGGATTCCCGGGTACGAACGGGCGCCGCGGGTCATGGACGCATGGCGGGAGCTGAGCCGGTGCACGGTGCGCGCCCGGCCGCGGACGGCCTGGTCGCCCCGGGCCATGCCGGCGGCGCAGGGCGCGGTGTACGCGGTCGAGCTGACCCACGACGGGCGGCACGCTCTGGTCGGCGGCTCCGACGGGAGCGTCGGTTGGTGGGACGTCCGCAAGGGCACCCGCACCCGCGCCTTCGAAGGCCACCAGCACGGTGTGCGGTCGGTCTGTCTGAGTGCCGATGCCCGCCGGGCCGTCTCCGCCGGCCAGGACGGCACCGTACGGCTGTGGGACGTCGCGTCCGGACAGTGCCGACGTGTCCTGCACATGTACGAGTACCTCCCGTCGCCCTCGGTGCCGGTGCGGTTCGGCGCGGACGGGCGGTCGGCGGTGATCGGGGGCGGTGACGGCGCGATCAGGGTCTGGGACCTGGACACCGGCGGTCCGGCACGGACCCTGACTGGCCATGAGGGGGCGGTGCACGCCTTGTGGGTCGGGGCCGACGGGCGGCTCGCCGCGTCCGCCGGGTCGGACAGGACGGTGCGGCTGTGGGATCTGGCGGAGGGCCGTTGCGTCTGTGTCCTGGAGGGCCACGCGAGCAGCGTCACCATGGTGTGCGCGAGTGCGGACGGAGCCTCCCTGCTCTCCTGCGACACCGGTTATGGCAGGACGATCCGGCTGTGGGACACCGCCACCGGGCATCAGGTGCGGGAGTTCGAGAAGGAGTCGAGCCCGAACGCGCTGTGCGTCACCGCGGACGGACGCTTCGCGTTCTCGGCCGGCCACGGCTCCCGCATAAATCTGTGGGAGGTCGCCACCGGCCGCTGCCTGCGCACCCTGGACAGCCCCGAGCAGACGGCGACAACCTGTCTCGCGGTGTCGCCCGACGGACTTACGGTGGTCTCCGGAGACGACGACGGGACCCTTCGGTCGTGGCTGCTCGACTGGGAGTTGGAGATTCCCGGACCGGCCGACGGACGGAGCCCGGAAAGGTGAGGAGCCTTGGTGGACGAATTCCTGCTGGACTTTCAGGAGAACATCGACGACGTCGAGGGCGGGGCATACGGCTTACCGGGACAGGCACGGCAGTTGGCCCGCCGTGCCGCCCGTGAACTCATGGACACGGCCCCGCCCGGTTGGCAGTCGCTGAGCTCGGTGTTCGCCCTGACGGCCACGGCCGAGCGGTCGACAGTCGTCGTTGTCAACGGCGGCCGGTCGACGCAGATCGAGCCCTCACCGTCCGTCCTCGCGCTGGTGCGCGAGCACCGCGAGGTGTCGGCCGGGCTCGGCGACGGTCCCTGGTGGCGGCTTCTGCTGGAGTTGTCCGACGACGGCGAGCTGGACGTCACGTGCGACTTCGGCAAGGAGCCTTTTCCGGACGAGCAGTTGTTCCCGCCCGAGAAGTACCGCGAGGATCTGGCAGCGTATCCGCGGACCCGGCTGCCGGTGTGGCTCGCGGCGTATGTCCACCACAACGGCAGGCAGCGGCGCACCCCGCAGCAGGCCGCCGCCGCGGCTCGCGCCGACCGCCGGGCGAAGGTGTGGCCGGTCCTCAGCGTGAACGACTTCCCGGGCTTCCCCGGCATGTGGGCCCGGTGGGCGGTGATCTCGGCGGCCTTCGTCGCCGCCGGGTCGGACTGGGGCCCCAGGATGCTGCCGTCGATGGGCTGGTTCGAGAGCTCCCGTCGCGGTGGCTCGACGCTGTACCGACTCCCCGACGGACGGGCCGTGTTGTCGGGAGGCGTGTGGGACGCTCCCGCGCTGGACACCGCCTACAACGGCGGCGAGCAGCTGCCGGACCTGTACGCGGGCGCCCCGGACTGGGTGGCGAACCAGGTGCTGAACCCGCGCGCCGAGACGGGTCTGCTGTCGTTCTGCTACTGGTGGGATGCCGGGCAGTGGCACCGCGGCGAGTCCGCGTCGGCGGAGGAGTCGGCCACAGCGGTGCCGGGTGTGTGGACCGCCGGTACGGTCGCCGGCATCGTCGCCGGTCTCATCGGGAACACGGGTACGCCGGGCGAGGACCACCGGGCGAAGGCGTCGACGCTGGTGTCCGCCGTGGAGAACGGGGTCGTCACCCGCGAGACCCTGGTGGCCGCCTTCGGCGACGACGGCCGTTCCGACATCGACGGTGCCCTGTACCAGCTCTCTCTCGCCGGCCTGGTGACCAGGGTGCCGCAGCCGATGCACGAGGAGGACGCCCTCGCCCGGGTACGGCAGTACATGCTGAGCCTGTCTCTGAACAGCCCGGAGTATTCGGTGTCGGAGCTGGTCGCCGATCGGTTCAGCGTCGGCTGGATGATCTACGTCCCGGTGCCGCGCGGTGAGATGGCCATCGGCCGCGCCATTTTCTACGTCACCGACGACGGTGCCTTCAAACGCTCGTCGTCCTCCGTCGCCCCGTCCGTTGCCGTCGCCGAGCTCGAGGAGGAGTTCTACAAGCGGCAGCGGGGGAAGCGGCAAGGAGACGCAGGAGACCAGGGAGGCACACCCCGATGACGCGCCCGCCCACCGTCACGCTGACCCTCGTCGAAGGACGGCTCGATCGCACCGAGTACGTCTTCGACGAGCGCACCACCGCCGTACTCGGCCGCGCCCGCGACTGCACGCTGAAGCTGCCCAACGACGAGCACCACCGCACGGTCTCGCGCCACCACTGCCTGCTCGACATCAACCCGCCCGACATCCGCATCCGTGACTTCGGCAGCCTGAACGGCACCTTCGTCAACGACCGGAAGATCGGCCAGCGCCGGAGCGACCAGACACCCGAAGAGGGCGCGGCCCAGATGTTCCCCGAGCGCGACCTCGACGAGGGCGACGAGATCAGGGTCGGCGCCACCGTCTTCCGGGTCGGCGTCGAGGTCCAGCACACCTCGGAACGGCTCCGGTGCAAGAAGTGTGGCCGGGACGTCAGCGGCGAGTCGCGCGTCCGAGTCGGCGAGTACCTCTGCGCGTCCTGCCAGGCCGAGCCCGCCGCGATGCTGCGGATGCTGCTGGGCCTGGCGCATCCCGGGCACGAGGAGCTGTCCTCCATCGCCGGGTTCACGCTCCTGAAGGAACTCGGCCGCGGCGGAATGGGCGCGGTGCACCTGGCCCGCCATGAGGCCACCGGGAAAGAGGTGGCGCTGAAGGTGATGCTCCCGAAGGTGGCGGTACGTCCCGAGTCGCGGGCCCGCTTCCTTCGCGAAATGGTGCTCACCCAGGCGCTGGGCCATCCCAGCATCGCCCGTCTGCACAGTTCCGGGTTCTCCAACGGCACGTTCTTCTTCACCAGCAAGTACTGCACCGGTGGCAGCCTGGACCTTCTGGCGGGCCGCAACGGGGGACGGGTGCCGGTGGACGAGGCGCTCCGGATCATGCTCCAGGCGCTGGAAGGGCTGGACCACGCGCACCGTCAAGGTGTGATCCACCGCGATCTGAGCCCCTCCAACATCCTGCTGCACAACGAGGCGGACGGCTCGACGACCGCGAAGATCAGCGACTTCGGCCTCGGCAAGGCCTTCGACCGGGCCGGCCTCAGCGGCCTCACACGCACCGGGGAGACCGCCGGCAAGCCGTGGTTCATGCCCCGCCAACAGGTCAGCGACTTCAAGAACGCCACCCCGGCCGGTGACGTGTGGGCCCTCGCCGCGTGCCTGTACAACATCCTGACCGGGAAGTATCCCCGCGACTTCGCGCGGGACAAGGACGTGTGGCAGGTCGTGCTCGACATGCCGGCGGTGCCCGTCCGCGAGCGAAGGCCGAGCGTCCCCCGGGCACTGGCCGACGTGATCGACAAGGCGCTCCAGGAGGAACCGGTCATCGGATTCCAGA from Streptomyces sp. NBC_01591 includes:
- a CDS encoding protein kinase domain-containing protein codes for the protein MVDRAPTPSSYWAKNETVDDRYTVLDDEPRAGGMGLVYRVRHEVWGTDLAMKCPKPEHFRNAESRQRFVTEAETWVKLGLHPHVCSCYYVRTIDGIPCVFAEYATGGSLKDWIDDRRLYAGGQSRALARILDMAIQMAWGLEHAHSRKLVHQDVKPDNVVLDEHGTVKVTDFGLARARAAAAGVPRPPADPDATAQPGPRPGVTVLVPHAGGHTTEYASPEQAEGRPLDRRTDIYSFAVSVFEMFNGGLSWYAGPGVGRSLAGYRARGGTGEDWLPPLPDPLADLLERCLATDPRHRPRSMVDVAAELVAIHRQVCGRTYPRPEPAEADLLADELNNRALSLLDLGSGAEDSTDRSAEAEKTFREALEADPRHPGATYNLAMLRWRRGAAGDEEAVAALETARADDDSWQARQLLAQVHLERGDLVAAGGLLEGVARERPDEPEVLTALRTVRSGSVRTTYRTLRYGAKPKGGSSRRPVRVTPDGRLAVTGEYGAVRLWDLTTGRCLRTLEAHGEGGHGRSVHSVDIAADSRFAVSAGDDKTVRLWDLSDGRCLRTLDEKCQGVRLSPDGRLALWGWSDDGSLRFWNRRTGELTTTPDGHAAGVEQVEVSADGRWSLSSGWERSGPSIRLWELSSGRCARVLLGHSSPVIGLCFRPDGNSAVVAHQDRTIALWDLRQGLRVRTLRGRVRGRLMSLGSDGRFLLTGDDTMGDAQFWDLDSGRCLRTYRDTGVNAVLLDASGRSGLAVVAGTLSYGDNDHRSGVYAWELDLPAGHTAPPHLSRPRPHLELRTLDDRVAAMVTEAEQARTDGRLAEALDLLARARRIPGYERAPRVMDAWRELSRCTVRARPRTAWSPRAMPAAQGAVYAVELTHDGRHALVGGSDGSVGWWDVRKGTRTRAFEGHQHGVRSVCLSADARRAVSAGQDGTVRLWDVASGQCRRVLHMYEYLPSPSVPVRFGADGRSAVIGGGDGAIRVWDLDTGGPARTLTGHEGAVHALWVGADGRLAASAGSDRTVRLWDLAEGRCVCVLEGHASSVTMVCASADGASLLSCDTGYGRTIRLWDTATGHQVREFEKESSPNALCVTADGRFAFSAGHGSRINLWEVATGRCLRTLDSPEQTATTCLAVSPDGLTVVSGDDDGTLRSWLLDWELEIPGPADGRSPER
- a CDS encoding protein kinase domain-containing protein, translated to MTRPPTVTLTLVEGRLDRTEYVFDERTTAVLGRARDCTLKLPNDEHHRTVSRHHCLLDINPPDIRIRDFGSLNGTFVNDRKIGQRRSDQTPEEGAAQMFPERDLDEGDEIRVGATVFRVGVEVQHTSERLRCKKCGRDVSGESRVRVGEYLCASCQAEPAAMLRMLLGLAHPGHEELSSIAGFTLLKELGRGGMGAVHLARHEATGKEVALKVMLPKVAVRPESRARFLREMVLTQALGHPSIARLHSSGFSNGTFFFTSKYCTGGSLDLLAGRNGGRVPVDEALRIMLQALEGLDHAHRQGVIHRDLSPSNILLHNEADGSTTAKISDFGLGKAFDRAGLSGLTRTGETAGKPWFMPRQQVSDFKNATPAGDVWALAACLYNILTGKYPRDFARDKDVWQVVLDMPAVPVRERRPSVPRALADVIDKALQEEPVIGFQTAAEFRDALLAAADSR